A genomic window from Frankiaceae bacterium includes:
- a CDS encoding glycosyltransferase family 2 protein: MKLSVLMPVYNEARTVELAAKRLLDVEFPCDVELVVVDDGSTDGTAEKVAALAGADPRITIATHPRNRGKGAAVRTAAAHATGDYLLVYDADLEYPPEQIPKLLEPVLGGETDVVYGTRVFGGTSAYTYWYVLGNRGVTTAANILFNAYITDLSTCFKLLPLPLYRELGIKENGFGADPELTAKLLKRGIRPFEIPITYRSRTRAEGKKITWRHGVEALVVLFKVRVGLL, translated from the coding sequence GTGAAGCTGTCCGTCCTGATGCCCGTCTACAACGAGGCGCGCACCGTCGAGCTGGCCGCCAAGCGGCTGCTCGACGTGGAGTTCCCGTGCGACGTCGAGCTCGTCGTCGTCGACGACGGCAGCACCGACGGGACCGCCGAGAAGGTCGCCGCGCTCGCCGGCGCCGACCCGCGGATCACCATCGCGACGCACCCGCGCAACCGCGGCAAGGGCGCCGCCGTCCGCACCGCCGCCGCGCACGCGACCGGCGACTACCTGCTCGTCTACGACGCCGACCTCGAGTACCCGCCGGAGCAGATCCCGAAGCTGCTCGAGCCGGTCCTCGGCGGCGAGACCGACGTCGTCTACGGCACCCGCGTGTTCGGTGGGACGAGCGCGTACACGTACTGGTACGTCCTCGGGAATCGCGGCGTCACGACCGCCGCGAACATCCTCTTCAACGCCTACATCACCGACCTGTCGACGTGCTTCAAGCTGCTCCCGCTGCCGCTCTACCGCGAGCTCGGCATCAAGGAGAACGGCTTCGGCGCCGACCCCGAGCTGACCGCGAAGCTGCTCAAGCGCGGCATCCGGCCGTTCGAGATCCCGATCACGTACCGGTCACGGACGCGCGCCGAGGGCAAGAAGATCACCTGGCGGCACGGCGTCGAGGCGCTGGTCGTGCTGTTCAAGGTGCGGGTCGGCCTGCTCTGA
- a CDS encoding DUF5318 family protein encodes MLRTQRAVIDYGLARRATLMDLFAGRASTLDVCDAHPYLLRAARYHGEPTETPCPVCKKAPLTHVTYTYGDVFKETNGRVRATSELAALEREHTEFTVYVVEVCRECGWNHLVTSYVLGTDGLRARRKSAQRG; translated from the coding sequence GTGTTGCGGACGCAGCGGGCGGTCATCGACTACGGCCTCGCGCGCCGCGCCACGCTCATGGACCTGTTCGCCGGCCGCGCGTCCACCCTCGACGTCTGCGACGCGCACCCGTACCTGCTCCGCGCGGCCAGGTACCACGGCGAGCCCACCGAGACGCCGTGCCCGGTCTGCAAGAAGGCGCCGCTGACGCACGTCACCTACACGTACGGCGACGTCTTCAAGGAGACGAACGGCCGCGTCCGCGCGACGAGCGAGCTGGCGGCGCTGGAACGCGAGCACACCGAGTTCACCGTGTACGTCGTCGAGGTCTGCCGCGAGTGCGGCTGGAACCACCTCGTCACGTCGTACGTCCTCGGCACCGACGGTCTCCGCGCCCGCCGCAAGTCGGCGCAGCGGGGCTGA
- a CDS encoding DNRLRE domain-containing protein has protein sequence MRVRRVLGAVTSAAVLSTGLAVAVPQVARAEQAEPVDESHDSVRPDVPAAQVLARMTGKRVEVSGERSETDTLWANPDGTLTRRTHTAPIRVRDAAGEWQDVDATLIRDGATVRPRAVPFEVRFSAGGSGELASLSDGKHRYALSWPDALPAPALDGPTATYANVAPDTDLVVTATRGGFEQFLVLKARPTRPVAFRLPVSLTGLTFGRGPAGEIRLRNRGGDLVMRGPAPTMHDATMDAAGRPTREKALGVKVTTSGRREMVVAPDPAWLADPGTRYPVVLDPATTLARASDTYVESGGSAATNFNGATDLKFGARNTGSGVVGMRTFITFPTTGLAGKHILTANVKVWNWQSNSCTTNATYIEPVTSAWNPATVTWNNQPTAPGPSVASTSSIYGNTGCLTANWLEYSGTGVRDLVQGWVDGTTANYGVRFHASETNTISMRRLTSGDATSGNPPALEVTYNSYPPSPMGRYVTPSQMGAPDNTRYASSTTPTLGAMSCDPDGSSTRIDFEVWNSTKNVLIASNSTTDPPVPSCTASRWTVSPALTNGTTYYWRTRAHDGTDYSKSWSSWVPLVIDTTAPPAPSVASTTFTQGSWVTATAPATTSYPFTFAASPSTDVAGYYYSIDDPNVSTFTTSTSASAPVSEGWHTLRVQTADLAGNRSAVTTFTFGHGHLSVTSPTDGARTSQHLTLAVSANPGVGTLTWQRINAAGSTVALTQLKDTNGNTVTQPITITGGVVPTLTWDVETELGSEPDGPIRLTADVRTTSAPTVPVATRTILVTYDRNDFAMVNATSSAGPGVVNLVTGNFQTSATDATLSAPGSDLQVGRTFNSRDDNAGANGPFGPGWVMSAPVESAGSNYTGLAIDGTTATLSLVSGDTLGFVRPTTTATAFTSEYGAEDLELVDATSASPQRYDLTDLEGNVTSFTKPGTSTKWVPTAVVRTGAGSNATKYAYETVTVGSESVTRVTRVIAPQVAGLGGTCETSPETVTGCRSLKLTYAASTTTPPSSGLFGDYPHRVQKVEVVAYNGDKTPTAGMDFIAVAQYEYDSNGRLARAWDPRISPALKTEYTYNGDGQIASIKPPAERAFTFAYAPLSTEASGTGRLKSVTRDTLLVSPTTATTTFVYRVPVSGTGAPYDLSSGELDRTGQQDRPTTATAVFPPTTAATFGGGSLPVPSSYDRASVHYLNPAGREVNTADANGGVTTTEHDGRGNVVRTLSAANRKAALDSNPSDTAAAEAAMAQTLSSVTVYSTDGLEEKETFGPEHQITLTDGTLVRAREHVVNTYDEGMTGGPFHLVTTSVTSARVAGESADRTMESRTTKTEYGTSSAQWELGQPTASIVDAVTGGLNITTRTTYSADGRVLTQTLPAGGTTTNTAATRVTRYYIAGTGSGDTACDSKAEWADLVCSVGPGGQPSGVALPTVYTTYDDVFHKPLVVTEKVSGSTLRTTTTEYDTAGRPWKTSVTASTGTTLPTVETYYDSNGRATETRNLDGTGAVTDEVTRVFNELGQLTSYTDTDGTTSTTTYDVAGRPVATYDGKGTQTRTYDGGSERRGLVTSLVDTHAGTWTATYDTAGTATVDWPNGLRSTTTVDETGLATSLTYAATSGCSGAACTVFSETVHESIHGQWLARASTLSDQAYTYDAAGRLTVAADSVAGACETRRYTFDAGGAGNGNRTKLETFAPGTEGACQTTTASSTVNSTYDAADRITTTGTVYDALGRTTTVPDADALDSGALTVGYHVNDLVRSIGIAGGATQTYTLDVDQQRVRSWTDGTTTRTNHYDGDGDNPAWTQEGVSPWTRNVGGITGDLAAIYSSATSAAVLQLTNLHGDVVATATTSSTALASTAESTEYGTPRGATGTRYAWLGGKQRAADTPSGLSIMGVRLYNPAIGKFLQVDPVYGGNANAYVYPHDPLTQYDLDGRRCLFGRAWGKRTKGRCRNPLNAAGRAHARGRRMADEGAAIGAGIGTLVGSRACVPPTTLFACGGGLVMKAGGGATIGYGVGYVGGATISLLKDGRNIVASSAGNTGRFIGRLLTPRRFRFF, from the coding sequence ATGCGTGTTCGTCGTGTGCTCGGTGCCGTCACCAGCGCCGCTGTCCTGTCCACGGGGCTTGCCGTGGCGGTGCCTCAGGTCGCCCGTGCCGAACAGGCCGAGCCGGTCGACGAGTCCCACGACTCGGTACGACCGGACGTCCCGGCGGCGCAGGTCCTCGCCCGGATGACGGGCAAGCGCGTCGAGGTGTCGGGCGAACGCAGCGAGACGGACACCCTGTGGGCCAACCCGGACGGGACGTTGACCCGTCGGACGCACACCGCGCCCATCCGCGTCAGGGACGCGGCGGGTGAGTGGCAGGACGTCGACGCGACCTTGATCAGGGACGGCGCGACGGTGCGGCCGCGTGCCGTGCCGTTCGAGGTCCGCTTCTCCGCGGGTGGCTCGGGCGAGCTCGCGTCGTTGAGCGACGGGAAGCACAGGTACGCGCTGTCGTGGCCGGACGCGCTGCCCGCGCCGGCACTGGACGGCCCTACGGCGACGTACGCGAACGTCGCGCCGGACACCGACCTGGTCGTGACCGCGACGCGCGGCGGCTTCGAGCAGTTCCTCGTCCTCAAGGCACGGCCGACCCGCCCGGTGGCGTTCCGGCTTCCGGTCTCGCTCACCGGGCTGACGTTCGGTCGCGGGCCCGCCGGTGAGATCCGGCTGCGCAACCGCGGCGGCGACCTCGTCATGCGCGGCCCCGCGCCGACCATGCACGACGCGACGATGGACGCTGCCGGACGTCCGACGCGCGAGAAGGCGCTCGGCGTGAAGGTCACGACGTCCGGGCGGCGCGAGATGGTCGTCGCACCGGACCCGGCTTGGCTGGCCGACCCGGGTACGCGGTACCCGGTGGTGCTCGACCCCGCGACGACGCTGGCTCGCGCGTCCGACACGTACGTCGAGTCCGGCGGCAGCGCCGCCACGAACTTCAACGGCGCCACCGACCTCAAGTTCGGCGCGCGCAACACCGGCTCCGGCGTCGTGGGCATGCGCACGTTCATCACGTTCCCCACCACGGGTCTGGCCGGGAAGCACATCCTCACCGCCAACGTGAAGGTGTGGAACTGGCAGTCGAACTCGTGCACGACGAACGCCACGTACATCGAGCCGGTGACGAGCGCGTGGAACCCGGCGACCGTCACGTGGAACAACCAGCCGACCGCCCCGGGCCCCTCGGTCGCGTCGACGTCGTCGATCTACGGCAACACGGGCTGTCTCACCGCGAACTGGCTGGAGTACTCGGGGACGGGCGTCCGCGACCTCGTGCAGGGCTGGGTGGACGGCACGACGGCGAACTACGGCGTGCGGTTCCACGCGTCGGAGACGAACACCATCTCGATGCGGCGTCTCACGTCGGGTGACGCGACGTCCGGCAACCCGCCGGCGCTCGAGGTCACGTACAACAGCTACCCGCCGTCCCCGATGGGGCGTTACGTCACGCCGTCGCAGATGGGCGCGCCGGACAACACGCGGTACGCATCATCGACCACTCCGACCCTGGGCGCGATGTCGTGCGATCCGGACGGAAGCTCCACCCGGATCGACTTCGAGGTCTGGAACTCGACGAAGAACGTCCTCATCGCGTCGAACTCCACAACCGACCCGCCGGTGCCCTCGTGCACGGCGAGCCGGTGGACGGTCTCTCCGGCGCTGACGAACGGGACGACGTACTACTGGAGGACCCGCGCGCACGACGGGACGGACTACTCGAAGAGCTGGTCGAGCTGGGTCCCGCTCGTCATCGACACGACGGCTCCGCCGGCTCCGAGCGTGGCGTCCACGACGTTCACGCAAGGCAGCTGGGTCACCGCGACCGCACCGGCGACGACGTCGTACCCCTTCACGTTCGCCGCGTCGCCCTCGACGGACGTCGCCGGCTACTACTACTCGATCGACGACCCGAACGTGTCGACGTTCACGACCAGCACGAGCGCGTCGGCGCCGGTGTCGGAGGGCTGGCACACGCTGCGGGTGCAGACCGCGGACCTGGCAGGCAACCGCTCGGCCGTGACGACGTTCACCTTCGGGCACGGCCACCTCAGCGTGACCTCGCCGACCGACGGAGCGCGCACGTCACAGCACCTCACGCTGGCGGTTAGCGCCAACCCGGGCGTCGGGACCCTGACCTGGCAGCGGATCAACGCGGCCGGCAGCACCGTGGCGCTGACCCAGTTGAAGGACACCAACGGCAACACGGTGACGCAGCCCATCACGATCACCGGTGGTGTCGTCCCGACGCTGACCTGGGACGTCGAGACGGAGCTCGGCAGCGAGCCGGACGGGCCGATCCGCCTCACCGCGGACGTCCGCACGACATCGGCGCCGACGGTGCCGGTGGCGACCCGCACGATCTTGGTCACGTACGACCGGAACGACTTCGCGATGGTCAACGCCACGTCGTCCGCCGGGCCGGGTGTCGTGAACCTCGTGACCGGCAACTTCCAGACGTCCGCGACGGACGCGACATTGAGCGCGCCGGGATCCGACCTGCAGGTCGGCCGCACGTTCAACTCGCGTGACGACAACGCGGGAGCCAACGGTCCGTTCGGTCCCGGCTGGGTCATGAGCGCACCGGTCGAGTCGGCAGGCTCGAACTACACCGGGCTGGCGATCGACGGCACGACCGCGACGTTGTCCCTGGTGAGCGGCGACACTCTCGGTTTCGTACGTCCGACCACGACCGCGACCGCGTTCACGTCGGAGTACGGCGCCGAGGACCTCGAGCTCGTGGACGCGACGTCGGCGTCGCCGCAGCGTTACGACCTGACCGACCTGGAGGGGAACGTCACGTCGTTCACGAAGCCGGGAACCTCGACGAAGTGGGTCCCGACGGCGGTCGTGCGGACCGGTGCCGGGTCGAACGCGACGAAGTACGCGTACGAGACGGTCACCGTCGGGTCGGAGTCCGTGACGCGCGTCACGCGGGTCATCGCGCCGCAGGTCGCCGGCCTCGGGGGGACGTGCGAGACGTCCCCGGAGACGGTGACGGGGTGCCGCAGCCTCAAGCTGACGTACGCCGCGTCCACGACGACGCCGCCGTCGTCGGGGCTGTTCGGCGACTACCCGCACCGCGTGCAGAAGGTCGAGGTGGTCGCCTACAACGGCGACAAGACCCCGACCGCGGGTATGGACTTCATCGCCGTCGCGCAGTACGAGTACGACTCCAACGGCCGGCTCGCGCGGGCATGGGACCCGCGGATCAGCCCGGCGCTCAAGACGGAGTACACGTACAACGGCGACGGTCAGATCGCCTCGATCAAGCCGCCCGCGGAGCGGGCGTTCACGTTCGCGTACGCGCCGCTCTCGACGGAGGCGAGCGGCACCGGGCGGCTGAAGTCCGTGACCCGGGACACGCTGCTGGTGTCGCCGACAACCGCGACGACGACCTTCGTGTACCGCGTCCCGGTCAGCGGCACCGGCGCGCCGTACGACCTCTCGTCCGGCGAGCTCGACCGCACCGGCCAGCAGGACCGGCCGACGACCGCGACCGCGGTGTTCCCGCCGACGACGGCGGCGACGTTCGGCGGCGGGTCGCTGCCGGTGCCGTCGTCGTACGACCGCGCGAGCGTGCACTACCTCAACCCTGCCGGGCGCGAGGTCAACACGGCCGACGCGAACGGCGGGGTCACGACGACGGAGCACGACGGCCGCGGCAACGTCGTGCGCACCCTGTCGGCGGCCAACAGGAAGGCGGCGCTCGACAGCAACCCGAGCGACACCGCCGCCGCGGAAGCGGCCATGGCGCAGACCCTCTCGTCGGTGACCGTGTACTCGACCGACGGGCTCGAGGAGAAGGAGACGTTCGGTCCCGAGCACCAGATCACGCTGACCGACGGCACGCTGGTCCGCGCGCGTGAGCACGTCGTGAACACGTACGACGAGGGCATGACCGGCGGCCCGTTCCACCTCGTGACGACCTCGGTGACGAGCGCACGGGTCGCGGGCGAGTCGGCCGACCGTACGATGGAGTCCCGTACGACGAAGACGGAGTACGGCACCAGCTCCGCGCAGTGGGAGCTCGGCCAGCCCACCGCGTCGATCGTCGACGCCGTGACCGGTGGCCTCAACATCACGACGCGGACGACGTACTCCGCCGATGGGCGGGTGCTCACGCAGACCCTGCCCGCCGGCGGCACGACGACGAACACGGCGGCGACGCGGGTGACCAGGTACTACATCGCGGGCACCGGCTCCGGTGACACGGCCTGTGACAGCAAGGCGGAGTGGGCGGACCTCGTCTGCTCGGTCGGCCCCGGTGGCCAGCCCAGCGGAGTGGCGCTGCCGACGGTGTACACGACGTACGACGACGTGTTCCACAAGCCGCTCGTCGTGACGGAGAAGGTGTCCGGCTCGACGCTGCGGACGACGACCACGGAGTACGACACCGCGGGCCGCCCGTGGAAGACGTCCGTCACCGCGTCGACCGGCACGACGTTGCCGACGGTGGAGACGTACTACGACTCGAACGGCCGGGCGACGGAGACCAGGAACCTCGACGGGACCGGTGCCGTCACCGACGAGGTCACGCGGGTCTTCAACGAGCTCGGTCAGCTCACGTCGTACACCGACACCGACGGGACCACCTCGACGACGACGTACGACGTCGCCGGACGGCCCGTCGCGACGTACGACGGCAAGGGCACGCAGACGCGGACCTATGACGGTGGCTCCGAGCGGCGCGGTCTCGTGACCTCACTGGTCGACACCCACGCGGGGACGTGGACCGCGACCTACGACACCGCGGGCACCGCGACCGTCGACTGGCCGAACGGGCTGCGTTCGACGACGACCGTGGACGAGACCGGGTTGGCGACCTCGCTGACCTACGCCGCGACGAGCGGCTGCTCCGGCGCGGCGTGCACGGTGTTCTCGGAGACCGTGCACGAGTCGATCCACGGCCAGTGGCTGGCACGGGCGTCGACGCTCTCGGACCAGGCCTACACGTACGACGCGGCTGGTCGTCTCACCGTCGCCGCCGACTCGGTGGCGGGCGCGTGCGAGACGCGGCGGTACACGTTCGACGCCGGCGGCGCGGGCAACGGCAACCGCACGAAGCTGGAGACGTTCGCTCCCGGGACGGAGGGCGCGTGCCAGACGACGACCGCGTCCTCGACGGTGAACTCGACGTACGACGCCGCTGACCGGATCACGACTACCGGCACGGTGTACGACGCGCTGGGCCGGACGACGACGGTGCCCGACGCCGACGCCCTCGACTCCGGTGCGCTGACCGTGGGGTACCACGTCAACGACCTGGTGCGGTCCATCGGCATCGCCGGCGGGGCGACGCAGACGTACACGCTGGACGTGGACCAGCAGCGCGTACGGTCGTGGACCGACGGCACGACGACGCGTACCAACCATTACGACGGCGACGGGGACAACCCGGCCTGGACGCAGGAAGGCGTCTCGCCGTGGACCCGCAACGTCGGCGGCATCACCGGCGACCTGGCGGCGATCTACAGCTCGGCGACGTCCGCGGCGGTGCTGCAGCTGACGAACCTGCACGGTGACGTCGTCGCGACCGCGACCACGTCGTCGACCGCGCTGGCGTCGACGGCGGAGTCGACGGAGTACGGCACGCCGCGCGGCGCCACCGGCACCCGCTACGCCTGGCTCGGCGGCAAGCAGCGCGCCGCGGACACGCCGAGCGGGCTGTCGATCATGGGCGTGCGCCTCTACAACCCGGCCATCGGAAAGTTCCTGCAGGTCGACCCCGTGTACGGCGGCAACGCCAATGCATACGTCTATCCGCACGACCCGTTGACCCAGTACGACCTCGACGGTCGCCGGTGTCTGTTCGGGCGGGCGTGGGGGAAGCGGACGAAGGGGAGGTGCCGAAACCCGCTCAACGCCGCCGGCCGTGCTCACGCGAGAGGCAGAAGAATGGCCGACGAGGGTGCAGCCATAGGCGCTGGTATCGGGACGCTCGTGGGTTCGAGGGCATGTGTCCCGCCCACCACCTTGTTCGCGTGTGGCGGGGGTCTCGTGATGAAGGCCGGCGGCGGAGCCACGATCGGGTACGGCGTCGGCTATGTCGGGGGTGCGACGATCAGCCTTCTCAAGGATGGGCGCAACATCGTCGCCAGCAGCGCGGGCAACACCGGGCGGTTCATTGGGCGGCTCCTGACGCCGCGCCGGTTCAGGTTCTTCTGA
- a CDS encoding transglycosylase domain-containing protein, translated as MSLRKRRIIAVIVALFFLGFIGLLGAIYAAAQIPLPEDTANAQATVIEYSDGSRLGQLAKENRVDIPLKDVPQHVRDAVLAAEDRGFYEHSGISFTGILRAAYQDVRGGGARQGGSTITQQYARNAYLSQERTFARKFREAIIAVKLERKHSKDEILEWYLNTIYFGRGASGIEAASRTYFGIPARRLSVEQGAVLAALIRSPEGGDPAVNPEVAERRWKNVLDGMVETKKLERAEADAAKYPKIAERKAAGKDSKGGNGPIGYVVDAVRRELIANGFTESEVYTGGLKVRTTIDRRRQAAAVEAVHNVLTDPAKDPRAALVAVEPGTGKVVAMYGGRDFGAKGDKSFVNYATNPRQPGSAYKPFVLAAALADGMSLKSTFDGRSPQKFGDYEVDNFDNKSFGRIDLVEATANSVNTVYVPLGLDVGVDEVIDTTHRLGIPDSVDCQDNRDASLFLGTCDQKPADMAAAFSTFAAKGESAGWHLVESVRNGKGKRLYRAKVEKTEALSEGEAADAVHAMRAVVEQGTARSAQIGRPAAGKTGTTQDNTNAWFSGFVPQLSTTVWMGYEVADDDGTGKRGIPPMRNIHGYGEITGGTLPAKIWQTFMTAALEGVPVEDFPPPVFGGKAKNASPSATATPSETPSETPSETPTPSVTVTVEPTVVPTLEPTKTTGTGKPDPSPSQTSEPSPSQSQVASPAATGDPP; from the coding sequence ATGAGCCTGCGGAAGCGCCGCATCATCGCGGTGATCGTCGCGCTGTTCTTCCTCGGCTTCATCGGGCTGCTCGGCGCGATCTACGCCGCCGCGCAGATCCCCCTCCCCGAGGACACCGCCAACGCCCAGGCGACGGTCATCGAGTACTCCGACGGTTCGCGGCTCGGCCAGCTGGCCAAGGAGAACCGCGTCGACATCCCGCTCAAGGACGTCCCGCAGCACGTCCGCGACGCCGTCCTCGCGGCGGAGGACCGGGGCTTCTACGAGCACTCCGGCATCTCGTTCACGGGCATCCTCCGCGCGGCGTACCAGGACGTCCGCGGCGGCGGCGCGCGGCAGGGCGGCTCGACGATCACCCAGCAGTACGCCCGCAACGCGTACCTGTCGCAGGAGCGCACCTTCGCGCGGAAGTTCCGCGAGGCGATCATCGCGGTCAAGCTCGAGCGCAAGCACTCGAAGGACGAGATCCTCGAGTGGTACCTCAACACCATCTACTTCGGCCGCGGCGCGTCCGGCATCGAGGCGGCGTCGCGCACGTACTTCGGCATCCCCGCCCGCCGCCTGTCCGTGGAGCAGGGCGCGGTGCTCGCCGCGCTGATCCGCTCGCCCGAGGGCGGTGACCCCGCGGTCAACCCCGAGGTCGCCGAACGCCGCTGGAAGAACGTCCTCGACGGCATGGTCGAGACCAAGAAGCTCGAACGCGCCGAGGCCGACGCCGCGAAGTACCCGAAGATCGCCGAGCGCAAGGCCGCCGGCAAGGACAGCAAGGGCGGCAACGGCCCCATCGGGTACGTCGTCGACGCCGTCCGCCGCGAGCTGATCGCCAACGGCTTCACCGAGTCCGAGGTCTACACGGGCGGGCTGAAGGTCCGTACGACGATCGACCGCCGCCGCCAGGCCGCCGCGGTCGAGGCCGTGCACAACGTCCTCACCGACCCCGCGAAGGACCCGCGCGCGGCGCTCGTCGCGGTCGAGCCGGGCACCGGCAAGGTCGTCGCGATGTACGGCGGCCGCGACTTCGGCGCCAAGGGCGACAAGTCGTTCGTCAACTACGCCACCAACCCGCGCCAGCCGGGGTCGGCGTACAAGCCGTTCGTGCTCGCCGCGGCGCTCGCCGACGGCATGAGCCTGAAGAGCACGTTCGACGGCAGGTCGCCGCAGAAGTTCGGCGACTACGAGGTCGACAACTTCGACAACAAGTCGTTCGGCCGCATCGACCTCGTCGAGGCGACGGCCAACTCCGTCAACACGGTCTACGTCCCGCTGGGCCTCGACGTCGGCGTCGACGAGGTCATCGACACGACGCACCGCCTCGGCATCCCCGACTCGGTGGACTGCCAGGACAACCGCGACGCGTCGCTGTTCCTCGGCACCTGCGACCAGAAGCCCGCCGACATGGCGGCGGCGTTCTCGACGTTCGCGGCCAAGGGCGAGTCGGCCGGCTGGCACCTCGTCGAGAGCGTTCGCAACGGCAAGGGCAAGCGCCTCTACCGCGCCAAGGTGGAGAAGACCGAGGCGCTGTCCGAGGGCGAGGCCGCCGACGCCGTCCACGCGATGCGCGCCGTCGTCGAGCAGGGCACGGCGCGGTCCGCGCAGATCGGCCGCCCCGCCGCCGGCAAGACCGGCACGACGCAGGACAACACCAACGCGTGGTTCTCCGGCTTCGTCCCGCAGCTGTCGACGACGGTCTGGATGGGCTACGAGGTCGCCGACGACGACGGCACCGGCAAGCGCGGCATCCCGCCGATGCGCAACATCCACGGCTACGGCGAGATCACCGGTGGCACGCTGCCGGCGAAGATCTGGCAGACGTTCATGACCGCGGCGCTCGAAGGCGTTCCTGTCGAGGACTTCCCGCCGCCGGTGTTCGGCGGCAAGGCCAAGAACGCGTCGCCCAGCGCGACCGCCACTCCCTCGGAGACACCCAGCGAGACGCCGAGCGAGACGCCGACGCCGAGCGTCACGGTCACCGTCGAGCCCACCGTCGTCCCGACGCTCGAGCCGACCAAGACGACCGGCACCGGCAAGCCGGACCCGAGCCCCTCGCAGACGTCGGAGCCGAGCCCGTCGCAGAGCCAGGTCGCCAGTCCGGCGGCGACGGGCGACCCGCCGTAA
- a CDS encoding glycosyltransferase 87 family protein: protein MASDGVTAPSRTDPFLRDAATLIGGPVGKHARFGAARFWTPVRILIVLMMLTFTAGFFQKLPCSGHAWADHYQYTRLCYSDVYALYFSERINEGAVPYVDHPVEYPVLTGGIMWAAGTVSDDASDFYAVTAVMLLVGAVATVVLTAKTAGKRRPWDAALVAVAPGILLHGTTNWDLAAVALGAAGMWAWSRRLPALSGIWFGLAIATKFYPGLFLVGLFFLCLRARRLVDWFQAAAVAGITTALVYLPVILTARTFEVDSCKDDASVVALQPAWQRFFTLNRCRGADWDSMAFAFTHVFEDKSISVSDLNRLTAYLAVAVVLLVGALTLFAPRRPRVPQVLFLLVAGFLLVNKVNSPQYTLWLIPLAALARPRWGAFLAWQCAEILVLFTRFYYFVYNADANKGVSGDWFVSAVLLRNALLVILMGLVVREVLRPYHDVVRRDGEDDPAGGVLDGALDRRERAAAARAPAPA from the coding sequence ATGGCCAGCGACGGCGTGACCGCACCCTCGCGGACCGACCCGTTCCTCCGCGACGCGGCCACGCTCATCGGCGGCCCCGTCGGGAAGCACGCGCGGTTCGGCGCGGCGCGGTTCTGGACGCCGGTGCGCATCCTGATCGTGCTCATGATGCTGACGTTCACGGCCGGCTTCTTCCAGAAGCTGCCGTGCAGCGGCCACGCCTGGGCCGACCACTACCAGTACACGCGGCTCTGCTACTCCGACGTGTACGCCCTCTACTTCAGCGAACGCATCAACGAGGGCGCCGTCCCGTACGTCGACCACCCCGTCGAGTACCCCGTTCTCACCGGCGGCATCATGTGGGCCGCCGGCACGGTCTCCGACGACGCGTCCGACTTCTACGCCGTCACCGCCGTCATGCTGCTCGTCGGCGCCGTCGCGACCGTCGTGCTCACCGCGAAGACCGCCGGGAAACGACGGCCGTGGGACGCCGCGCTCGTCGCCGTCGCGCCGGGCATCCTGCTGCACGGCACCACCAACTGGGACCTCGCCGCCGTCGCCCTCGGCGCCGCCGGCATGTGGGCGTGGAGCAGACGGCTGCCCGCGTTGTCGGGGATCTGGTTCGGGCTGGCGATCGCGACGAAGTTCTACCCGGGGCTGTTCCTCGTCGGGCTGTTCTTCCTCTGCCTGCGCGCGCGGCGGCTCGTCGACTGGTTCCAGGCGGCCGCCGTCGCCGGCATCACCACCGCGCTCGTCTACCTGCCGGTGATCCTCACGGCGCGGACGTTCGAGGTCGACTCGTGCAAGGACGACGCGTCGGTCGTCGCGCTGCAGCCCGCGTGGCAGCGGTTCTTCACGCTGAACCGCTGCCGCGGCGCCGACTGGGACTCGATGGCGTTCGCGTTCACGCACGTCTTCGAGGACAAGTCGATCAGCGTCTCCGACCTCAACCGGCTCACCGCGTACCTCGCGGTCGCGGTCGTGCTGCTCGTGGGCGCGCTGACGCTGTTCGCGCCGCGCCGGCCGCGGGTGCCGCAGGTGCTGTTCCTCCTCGTCGCGGGCTTCCTGCTCGTCAACAAGGTCAACTCGCCGCAGTACACGCTCTGGCTCATCCCGCTCGCGGCGCTCGCGCGGCCGCGGTGGGGCGCGTTCCTCGCGTGGCAGTGCGCGGAGATCCTCGTGCTGTTCACGCGCTTCTACTACTTCGTCTACAACGCCGACGCCAACAAGGGCGTCTCCGGCGACTGGTTCGTCAGCGCGGTGCTGCTGCGCAACGCCCTTCTCGTCATCCTCATGGGCCTCGTCGTGCGGGAGGTGCTGCGGCCGTACCACGACGTCGTACGCCGCGACGGCGAGGACGACCCCGCCGGCGGAGTGCTCGACGGCGCCCTCGACCGGCGAGAACGCGCGGCCGCCGCGCGGGCACCCGCGCCGGCATGA